From Bacteroidales bacterium, one genomic window encodes:
- a CDS encoding GAF domain-containing protein translates to MRTEATYSSKVSEIQSFLLSYSWVDSGKDFFQALAEYLAELLNADYICIDRLHGRLEAETVAVWYDGHFDDNYKYRLADTPCGQVVADEVCAIPEKVRFLFPKDEFLQQMNAESYAGITLRDSYGRPSGLIAVISRTPADDMLVIEAVLKQVAIRASAELEHRKTLRSFQGLSMSAHAILTATDESALMQQVCSIIVDYCGYSLMWIGMVNEDTGMTITPVASAGFEEGYLERLNLTYADTDRGRGPSGTAARTAKPVICGNLLDDPTFAPWRKDAMERGYASNMALPMVSGGKVIGVVSVYAATPHYFHQQELQVMTRFTNDLATGIMSIRLRAERDRTLHELNMTNELLEVMVKERTAILTETNQKLREEIESRKQKEKQLLEAELKYRTVADFTYDGETWLGTKGQFIYVSPSFERLTGYPADVFIFDSSMFYKIVHPDDREKVENHFFHTMTPNCDVCNMHFRIITKSGKTRWIGHACQPVFNPEGDWIGQRGSNRDITFEKQAEETLIGSFRQLRALTNRLDEIAEQERKNVAHYIHDELGHLLTALKFDLDNIAELKQNRIGDLEEEFRAVDLQIAALINAVRKISSELRPEIIDHLGLLPALEWQVKEFTKRTRICCNIKMDDLKYSFSSKETTVIYRILQEILTNIARHSEAKHVTILVIEKEKEFVLRVTDNGKGFNCEENGSDSLGVLGMKERALIIGGSLTIASTPGKGTTVTFALPLNHNSTNDNNAAS, encoded by the coding sequence ATGCGAACAGAGGCTACTTACTCCTCTAAAGTGTCTGAAATACAATCATTCCTGCTTTCATACAGCTGGGTCGACAGCGGGAAGGACTTCTTCCAGGCCCTGGCTGAATATCTTGCAGAGCTCCTGAATGCCGATTATATATGCATCGACAGGCTTCACGGACGGCTTGAAGCGGAAACAGTTGCCGTGTGGTACGACGGCCATTTCGACGATAATTACAAATACAGGCTTGCCGATACACCCTGTGGCCAGGTGGTGGCCGATGAAGTATGTGCCATTCCCGAGAAAGTGAGGTTCCTTTTTCCAAAGGATGAATTCCTCCAGCAGATGAATGCCGAAAGCTATGCAGGCATCACGCTCAGGGACTCATACGGCCGGCCGTCAGGGCTTATTGCCGTGATCAGCCGCACGCCTGCCGACGATATGCTGGTGATTGAAGCTGTGCTGAAGCAGGTTGCCATAAGGGCTTCCGCCGAACTCGAGCACCGTAAAACCCTCCGTTCATTCCAGGGACTCTCAATGTCGGCTCATGCCATCCTCACCGCTACCGACGAATCGGCACTGATGCAGCAGGTTTGCAGCATTATTGTTGATTACTGCGGTTATTCACTTATGTGGATAGGAATGGTAAATGAGGATACAGGCATGACTATCACACCGGTGGCCAGTGCCGGCTTTGAAGAAGGGTACCTTGAACGGCTGAATCTTACCTATGCGGATACCGATCGCGGAAGGGGTCCCTCGGGTACTGCTGCCCGTACAGCTAAGCCTGTAATATGCGGAAACCTGCTTGATGACCCTACGTTCGCTCCCTGGCGGAAGGATGCCATGGAACGGGGTTATGCGTCAAACATGGCATTGCCCATGGTATCAGGCGGAAAAGTGATTGGTGTGGTGTCAGTATATGCCGCTACCCCCCACTATTTTCACCAGCAGGAACTGCAGGTAATGACCCGCTTCACCAACGACCTCGCCACAGGTATCATGTCCATCAGACTCAGGGCCGAACGCGACAGGACCTTGCATGAACTGAACATGACCAACGAGCTTCTTGAAGTGATGGTTAAGGAACGTACTGCCATCCTCACCGAAACCAACCAGAAGCTGCGCGAGGAGATTGAATCCAGGAAACAGAAAGAAAAACAGCTTCTTGAGGCTGAATTAAAATACCGCACGGTTGCCGACTTTACTTACGACGGTGAAACCTGGCTCGGCACAAAAGGCCAGTTCATTTACGTTTCGCCCTCGTTTGAACGCCTCACAGGTTACCCTGCCGATGTGTTCATCTTTGACTCGTCGATGTTCTATAAAATCGTGCATCCCGACGACAGGGAAAAGGTTGAAAACCACTTCTTCCACACCATGACGCCCAATTGTGACGTGTGCAATATGCATTTCCGCATCATTACCAAAAGCGGTAAAACACGATGGATAGGGCACGCTTGCCAGCCTGTGTTCAATCCTGAGGGCGACTGGATCGGACAGCGGGGGTCTAACAGGGATATCACCTTTGAAAAACAGGCTGAAGAAACGCTCATAGGTTCATTCAGGCAACTGCGTGCCCTCACCAACCGCCTCGATGAAATTGCAGAACAGGAACGCAAGAATGTTGCGCACTATATCCATGATGAGCTCGGTCACCTGCTCACTGCCCTGAAATTTGACCTCGACAATATTGCTGAGCTCAAACAAAACAGGATCGGCGACCTGGAAGAAGAATTCAGGGCTGTCGACCTGCAAATTGCAGCCCTCATCAATGCCGTGCGCAAAATCTCTTCTGAACTCCGCCCTGAAATCATCGACCATCTTGGCCTGCTTCCGGCACTCGAATGGCAGGTGAAGGAATTTACCAAGCGTACCCGCATCTGCTGCAACATCAAAATGGACGACCTGAAGTATTCCTTCAGCTCAAAGGAAACCACCGTTATTTACCGTATCCTTCAGGAAATACTAACCAACATCGCACGGCATTCAGAGGCAAAACATGTAACAATCCTCGTTATTGAAAAAGAAAAGGAGTTCGTGCTCAGGGTTACCGATAATGGTAAAGGATTCAACTGCGAAGAAAACGGATCTGACTCCCTGGGCGTGCTCGGCATGAAAGAGCGTGCACTTATTATAGGCGGCAGCCTCACAATTGCCAGTACTCCGGGTAAAGGTACAACTGTTACTTTTGCGTTACCACTCAACCACAACTCAACCAACGATAATAATGCAGCCAGCTGA
- a CDS encoding Fic family protein, which produces MENNIFSQEISIFHGRNAPETGSIAGYGAVINKMQLPLPMPYQLALISKKHRQYTTGEWIVLTPRHKPQETLYSQLVFALKYEGVNLLFFKKLFENLPHSEVEEWIINEPLSQYSRKLWFLFEWLMNRKLDIPDLKEGNYVLLLDNQLQFTSAKSINSSRHRVRNNLPGTAWFCPLIKRTPALENFIDRDLSKESKIVINGIHRDILLRTSAFLLLKDSKASFFIEGETPTINRAVRWGKAIGQAGSTPLSKQELLRLQQIVIDNNRFVKFGFRTEGGFVGEHDRTTGEPIPEHISARHQDIDQLIDGLLETSEFLEKNHFHSILSATVIAFGFVFIHPFSDGNGRIHRYIIHHILTKMNFTPQGIIFPVSAAILERINEYRLVLEKYSHPLLPFIDWKKTPDNNVEVLNDTIDYYRYFDATPQAKFLFECVDYTINTIIPGEVEYFEKFDLMKTWLDDTYQMPDKMISTLVRFLSQNNGILSKRAKEKEFSNLLEQDVRIIEEKFGEIFLNS; this is translated from the coding sequence ATGGAAAATAACATATTTTCACAAGAAATAAGCATATTTCATGGACGTAATGCTCCTGAAACAGGTTCTATCGCCGGCTATGGGGCTGTAATCAACAAGATGCAATTACCACTTCCCATGCCTTATCAGCTCGCACTAATAAGTAAAAAACACCGGCAGTACACCACCGGCGAATGGATTGTGCTTACGCCCCGTCATAAACCACAGGAAACACTTTACTCACAGTTGGTTTTTGCCCTGAAATACGAGGGAGTCAACCTTCTCTTTTTTAAGAAATTGTTTGAAAACCTACCCCATTCAGAAGTTGAAGAATGGATAATTAATGAACCTCTAAGTCAGTACAGCCGAAAATTATGGTTTTTATTTGAGTGGCTAATGAACAGGAAACTCGATATACCTGACCTTAAAGAAGGGAACTATGTATTGCTTCTCGATAATCAGCTTCAGTTTACTTCTGCAAAAAGCATAAACTCATCCCGTCACAGGGTTCGTAACAACCTTCCCGGGACAGCCTGGTTCTGTCCGTTAATCAAGCGAACCCCGGCGCTTGAAAACTTTATTGACAGAGATCTGTCCAAAGAAAGCAAAATAGTAATCAATGGTATACACCGCGATATTCTGTTAAGGACATCAGCCTTCCTGTTATTGAAAGACTCAAAAGCTTCATTTTTTATTGAAGGCGAAACTCCAACCATAAACAGGGCAGTACGCTGGGGCAAAGCCATCGGTCAAGCCGGATCAACTCCGCTATCAAAACAGGAACTGCTTCGCCTGCAGCAAATAGTCATCGATAATAATCGGTTCGTAAAATTCGGGTTCAGAACAGAAGGCGGGTTCGTTGGAGAACACGACAGGACAACCGGTGAACCTATTCCTGAACATATTTCAGCTCGTCACCAGGATATTGATCAACTCATTGACGGATTACTTGAGACTTCAGAATTTCTGGAAAAAAACCACTTTCACTCAATCCTGTCAGCTACGGTTATAGCTTTTGGTTTTGTATTCATTCATCCATTCTCTGATGGTAATGGAAGAATACACCGCTACATAATTCATCACATCCTGACCAAAATGAATTTCACGCCCCAGGGCATAATATTTCCTGTTTCAGCAGCTATTCTTGAGCGTATTAACGAATACAGGCTTGTACTTGAGAAATATTCACATCCGCTACTTCCATTTATTGACTGGAAGAAAACTCCCGACAATAATGTAGAGGTGCTGAATGATACAATTGATTATTACAGGTATTTTGATGCCACACCACAGGCTAAATTCCTCTTCGAATGTGTTGATTATACTATAAATACCATTATTCCGGGCGAAGTTGAATATTTTGAAAAATTCGACCTCATGAAAACCTGGCTTGATGATACGTACCAGATGCCTGACAAAATGATTTCCACCCTGGTCAGGTTCCTTAGTCAGAATAATGGAATTTTATCAAAACGAGCAAAAGAAAAAGAATTCAGTAACCTGTTAGAACAAGATGTACGAATTATTGAGGAGAAATTTGGGGAAATCTTTTTGAATAGTTGA
- a CDS encoding response regulator transcription factor, whose translation MQPADPYKILIADDHAVVRAGVIKAISLAFPDALVSEAGNAAEITRQFLDSVPDLVLLDISMPGRGGIDILTDIMRDYPCTKVIIFSMYPEDQFAIRAIKAGASAYVTKDTKLTELVEIIRKILLGQRHISPAVADLLFNEIHQKGTKPSHEQLSDREYEVLRMIASGKAVSEIAAELSLSVKTISIYRANILRKMNLHNNAEIMHYAFKHSLVG comes from the coding sequence ATGCAGCCAGCTGACCCATACAAAATACTCATAGCCGACGACCATGCAGTGGTCAGGGCCGGCGTAATTAAAGCAATTTCGCTGGCTTTCCCCGATGCCCTTGTATCAGAAGCAGGCAATGCCGCCGAAATCACCCGGCAGTTCCTCGATTCGGTCCCCGACCTGGTACTGCTCGACATCAGCATGCCCGGGCGCGGCGGAATTGATATCCTCACGGATATCATGCGAGACTATCCCTGCACCAAAGTCATTATCTTCAGCATGTACCCCGAAGACCAGTTTGCCATCCGTGCCATCAAGGCAGGCGCCTCGGCTTACGTCACCAAGGATACCAAACTTACCGAACTGGTTGAAATCATCCGCAAGATCCTGCTCGGGCAGCGCCATATCTCGCCCGCAGTGGCCGACCTGCTGTTTAACGAGATTCATCAGAAGGGAACCAAACCGTCGCACGAACAGCTGAGCGACCGCGAGTATGAAGTACTGCGCATGATTGCTTCCGGCAAGGCAGTTTCAGAAATCGCTGCCGAGCTCTCCCTCAGTGTAAAGACCATCAGCATCTACAGGGCAAACATCCTGCGTAAGATGAACCTGCACAACAATGCGGAGATCATGCATTATGCCTTCAAACATTCGCTGGTGGGATAG
- a CDS encoding response regulator, which yields MKSEKTKLLIVDDSALIQKLLKGAIERMAGNGFSSDIKIMQAINCYEARHLYKCAHPEVVILDISLPDGSGLNLLDEFRSDTGNTPPATIFVLSNHASPEIRNRCLSAGANEFFDKADIHGFLNFLTQKIKSN from the coding sequence ATGAAAAGTGAAAAGACGAAACTCTTGATTGTTGACGATTCGGCCCTTATTCAGAAGCTCCTGAAAGGGGCCATTGAGCGCATGGCCGGCAATGGTTTCAGCAGCGATATAAAAATCATGCAGGCCATCAACTGCTACGAGGCACGCCATCTTTACAAGTGCGCCCACCCCGAAGTAGTCATACTCGACATTTCCCTCCCTGACGGAAGCGGACTCAACCTGCTCGACGAGTTCAGGAGCGACACCGGCAACACCCCCCCTGCCACCATCTTTGTACTTTCAAACCATGCTTCGCCTGAAATCAGGAACCGCTGCCTCAGCGCCGGAGCAAATGAATTTTTCGACAAAGCCGATATACACGGCTTCCTCAATTTCCTGACACAAAAAATCAAATCAAATTAA